The DNA window ATTTAAATACATATGATTGatatatttgcatttaatgCTGCAGGGATAGATCAAATATTGTcataaattagaaaaagaaactcTGATGGAAAAACATGATACAACAAGCTCTCAGAGCTTGCTACAGACAGAGAGGGACCTAGACGACATTGTGGAATTTTCTGTTGAAGATACTAAGAGCCCATTGATAGTAGAAGAGTTTTTATATGATCTGCTAAAAGTATGTCAGCAGTTACAATTCAGGTTGTTACACAGGTAAACCttgaggaaatttttttaaaaggtaattACAGAGAATAACACAACTACAAACAAACTTCTCATGCTTCAAGATGAGCACTTTAAGGATTGGAAAATAGACTCTCTTTCACAAGCACccttctttttggtttttaggGCTTCGGCATGTCTCTGATGACCAGAAGACTCACAAGAACCCCAACCTACGTGCCCAAGGTCCACCTGTTCGTTCTCCAACAAAAAGCCATACTCCAAGTCCTACCTCTCCCAAGAATTCTCCACAGCAGAACCATCCCCCTGTCTTGGAGCTAGAGGGAAAGAAGTGGAGAGTGGTGAGTTCCAGTCACACCTCTGAATTGCAACTTGCACATTGCAAACCAGGAGGAGCACTGAAACCTCTTGTCTGTCATTCACATGCAACAAAACGAAGTTGCAACTAAAAAGGGCTGAGTCCTCCATTTCTCTGCATTTGCTACACTTCAACTTTTACTATTCTGTAGGATTTTAAGTTAATTCATTTGTCTCTGAGAATCACTTATTAATTCATCTCACTGCAGAACATCAGAATCGGCATATAAATTCCTTGTAAAATCAGACAATGCCTCAGAAACAAACCCATTAGAGAAAAACACCAATTAAAATCTTTTCTTGCAGGCCATTCCTGTGAATGAGAGAGAACAGTCATCACAGTTTCCCTAGCCAATGGaattatacatttatatttcattGCCCATTCCATGCAAGCATGTCTTCTATGCTTAAAGTAGAGGAGTGTTTTCCTTTTGCCCAATCTACAGATGGAAAGAGGAGATTTATTCTAAGTTTGGGTGTTAATTTATGTAGGCATATACCAAAGAATCGATGAATGAAAATTGATGTGACTGTGTTGGTTAAGAGAGAGCAGAAAGAACATGCAGTTTAGTCATGCAGAAAGTTATATACACAGTCAGTGTATATTACAGTGGAGTCCAGTTTGCATAAGGAGCAGTCACTGTTTGCCTGTGGTATGTTGTTATGGTTCTACTACTTGGAACTTTCCTTGTGGAACTTTCCTGGACATCCCTGGAGTGTAATTGTTCTTTTAAGCCTAGTGAAAGGAAGTTTATTTGCCTATTACTCCATTATTGTATATGGTAATGCCTGTATGTGTTCAGAATATTATATAACACTTGTGGAAGGAAAACTTGCTCTGTTCTTCAGTCTGAATCAGATGGGAGCCAAACAGCAGTTTTGTGAGTGcctttttttaattgttgtgAGCATAACATCTTTGCTGCAAAATTAATGGATTTTATTGCTCTCTGTGCTAACTtcttcagctctgcagctctaAAAGATGCAGTGTCATCTAAGGGTCACTTAGGTGAGATATCTGGTCACCAAGCAGATTAAGATTTTAAGCCACAGGAAGGATATTGCTGTGTTGTAACTGAAGATGCAATGACTCGAGGATAAATTGTACTAAACTCTGTCTGACTGTTAGCTAAAGACTGTTAGTTAAAGACAACCAATTAAATAAACTTTCTTTTGAAATAGGAATATCAAGAGGATAAGAATGACCTGGTCATTAACAACACTGAACTCAAGCAAGTGGCCTATATTTTTAAGTGTAACAAATCTACACTtcagataaaaggaaaaatcaacTCAATTACTATTGGTGAGTGGGTAGCTCAGCTGGGCTTCAAGtgagtcttaaaaaaaaatgactTATGTGATTAATAATGCATCTGAATCATTCCATTCATTTTAATGATTGATTATGAGAGTAAAGTCACTCAGCTATGCAGTGCAGGACTGGGAATTTTCATAGTTAATGTAGCAGGTGTGCATGCATTTGCTTTTGTCTTGCCTTTCTTATTTAtgattgcttttattttagaCAACTGTAAGAAGTTTGGCCTTGTGTTTGACAATGTTGTGGGAATCGTGGAAGTGATCAACTCCAGGGATATTCAAATTCAGGTAAATATCCAATTGAGAGATGGAGACAGACCTAGAACAAGTGGGGGTGAAAAAGCCCAACATATAGTTACAAGAGactttaaaaattcacagaGCACAACAAAAGTTAGAAGTATCCAAATGGATCTTTATATGCTCTAAATTCTGTTGATGTTTTTAGAAAATGCTTGTGAAGAGAATTTACTATCACTGAACCAACCTCCCATAGCCCAGTGCCTCTGGTTCTGGTGAAGCTGAGAGATCTGTACACTGGCAGAGCTGTTCCTTCTGTCCCGGATCTGCTTGCTTTCATGCTAAGCAACTCCCAGCACTTGGAAGTTCAGTAGTGCTTACAGAAGAAATTCTAGCAGTTAGCTAATTGACTTCTAAGTgcacaagatttttttctttacttatcCTCTCAATGGAAATGTTCAAATAGACTGTCAAAGGACAACTAAAAGCTATAACATAAAAGTAGGTGCTGGGATTTCAAAAAATCTCCCTGGCCAGTGATGTGACACTTTATGTAATTAAGTAGTTACTTATTTGCCTTCAAAAAGCTTAATCAGACATCATCTTCCTTATGATCctcatgaaaagaaaatacacgTATTTTAAATCTCTACATTGCCCTCTCTAGTGGGGACACTTGTCCTGCTCAAAATGTACAGTCTACCTGACACTTACAGCACTTCAGTCATCCTGTTCCACAGAGGTCTAGCTACCTGCTCTAATACTGGGTTGTGTCTGACACACAGTGTGTAATCTCAAGAAGGGACTCCAGGGCATACTAttttgagtgaaaaaaaatgttaattattacATTAAACTGCCACTCTTCAGAGTGAGGTCTTTTGCTTAagaggctgtgcctgctgtATGACATTAAATATAGGCAGTCCTGCTCCGTGCTTCAGAAGTAATGGTCACAGCCACCACAGGGAATAGGAGCAAGATGGAGTTTTTATATGTTGAACCTTATGCAAGTGACTGAAGTGTAACAATCAGTTTTATACATGATCACTACATGTCTTTTTACAGCAGAGGAGACAGTGAGTTATGGATCCCAGGCACTTATTTGAGcggttttaaaataattatattgtTTTAAATCATTACCTCTTAAACTATTCATGAAAGCTGAAAAATCCGTATGTAATAAATAGCAAAGCCCCAGCTTGCTAATACTCAAATAAAgtggaaatactttttttaagaATCATGTTCTATGAATATTGATAAGGCTTCTATGTATATCATGGAGCAGAGTGGGCATCCATTTAGGAAGGCAGGATCTGGTTATCTGCTGTATGCAGATTGAATCAGGCAGCTCCCACAGGGCTGGTGTATGCCAAGTGCCAAGCACCTCAGTTTTCTCAGTAATTTGAAGACCTGAGTTCAGAATGTCCAAATACATGATATGTTAAGGCAACAGATTTCAGTAAATTAATCCTAGAGATTTTGCTATAGTGACTTCAGTGCCATATTGCTTGTCTCTCCTTTATCTCAGtggtatatttttttcttgccagatGATTGCAAAATTTTTTAAACACCCCTTCCTTCTGTTCTTGATTGCATAAGAACCCATTTAAGAAGAGGAACTTTAAGATACATTGATGCACTGCATAGCTCATACTTCAGGATAAGGGTGGGATGCAAGAGGACAGAGCACTTGGTTTACTGCCACATTTAAGGAACTGAAGTTGAAAGATATTCTTTAATTAAGTGATGGGAGACACTCTCATTAACAAGTACATCTCTGTCACGTGCTGTCACTGTTCTATGGCTTAGGATAATCTCTGGTGTTTTGATGTCCAGAGTATATTGCTGTCCTTGCTagagagggcaggagcaggaatttTACTGACAAAAAGTGAGTCAAGTCTGTTGGCCATGAAGGTATCTTTCAATCTGTAAAATTGTAAACAAGAGAAGATTTCCCTTCCTCGCCTCAAGTAAATCCTGCGCTTGCTCTTAAAGAGACATACAAAATAGTTTTAGAGATTTAAATTAGTTGATCTTAGTACATATTCAGAACTGTAGCTTGCCGGAAGAGAATAAAAACCCTTTCCTGTTGCATGCTACAAGAGCTTTGAAGTCTTCAGAGTGTATTACAAATCCCTTGTTGAGTATTACTTTATGCTGGGGTCTTTCCTTTGCCCTTACTGGGTTGAAGTTGCCATGTTTGACTTCTTAGCCAATACTCACTGCTGAGCAAGGTGAACACTGCCTAAATATCAGCACAAAAGTATCACTGAAATTACAGAGAATCAGAGAAGTACTGTCATCAAACTGTATATTAAAAGCTTGCTGTACATTACAGTTTTGTTGTTGTGTATAGGTCTTTGTTACCGCCACCAAGAATTTTCAGTGTCcaataaatcaaataaaagcGTCACACAGGCAGGTGACACATAGATCAGGTGCTGGTGGCCAAAATTAGACCTAGGAGGCAATGAGGATTTTATTAACAGTATCTGTGTTTGCATTTTAAGATTTGATGTTAAgtagattttattttgcaggtGATGGGGAAAGTGCCAACCATTTCTATTAACAAAACAGAAGGCTGCCACATCTACCTCAGTGAGGAGTCATTGGATTGTGAGATTGTGAGTGCCAAGTCATCCGAGATGAACATTCTCATCCCCCAGGATGGTGATTATGTGAgtgagatatttttttaaatttcctttctctttcatgCTAGTCTTGGCAGCTAAGAGCATTTAAGCTGCTAGGAAAGAAACTGATGTAACACACATAATTATGTCACCAAAAATGATCCAAAACAATTTAATTTCTATGTGCCTGTATCTCAAGAGGaagaattctttattttccGGGGCACAAAGTAATTTCAGAGATCAAAAATCATGTCCTCTCTTTCCATTCCGATGGCTTCATGTCCTATCcatttgatcttttttttttatatctaaACATAGTCTCCCAAAGAAATTACCTTCACAGAAGAGCACTTAAGTTGGAAGATGATGAGGCCAAAACTAAGATAAATGTAATGCTATTACAGGTGAAATAATACAGTATGATATACTTGTTTTTTCTACAGCTATTGATACATGGGCAGCAGCTATAGTACTTTGTACTATTTTCAACATATGTCCTTAAAAGCCACTTAAACTGGCATTTTTCCAGTTCCTTTCCTGTTCTAGTAAAATTTTCCTACTGTGCACAGTGGCATTTCTAGTAAAGTCATGCTCTGTCACTTCACACACAAGCAGGCAAAGTGTGTGTGAAATAACAGTTCCCTGGTGTTGTCAATGGAGCAGAGTTGAAATTGCAGTGCATGGCCATAGACAGAACTTAAATGTCTTGCTAGTCTCTTGGGCTGGAATTTAGTACAGGGGTTTAGgctttatgaaataaaatgtgtaatGAGAACTTTTGTGCTTCACATTTCCAAATGTGACTGCTAGATGGCCAGCTTTACACAAGTAAAAAGGGAACAAGTTTTAGTGGGCTCAtattcacttattttttttttaaaaagagtcCTTTTGTTCAGTCTCACCTCAAAATCACCATAACATCAGAAATTACTGGCTACCAAAACATCTCTTTGAGGtctaaacaaaaaacccttctcttcacatattttttttctttactgggTACAGAGAAATACTCAACAACATCCCCCATCATTTCACTCAATTTGTAGAATAGAGGGGCATTTTATTTGATGTTCTGCTTCATTTATGTACCCCACAAAGGATGCTGACTAGTTTGAAGTGTATCACACTTAAAATGactgggattttttattttattttattcttccatATTAGAGTATTGCTTTTGTCCTTAAAATTGGACTCCTGGTTTAATCTCCATATCTAAATCCTCTATACTGTCTTCCAACACAGACATCGATGGAATCTGAAGTCATTTCTGACATGAGGCTTATTTACTTTGTTGATGCAGATAATGGTGTGAGAGAGATTATTGCAAAGTCATACCATACCAAGGCTGTTTGAAACTGGGTAGCAATCAGCCTTTTTCCTCTGTGGCACTGTAAAATAACTTCCTAGGGTAATGAGGAAGGCTTCTCTCTAATCCCGGCATGTCTGAGCTATCAATGCTTTCGCAGTCATGTAGAACTAATAGTATTCCACCAGTTTTCATGAGCTATCCTCTGTTTGTTTAACCATCActgttgcttttgtttcctACCAGAAAGAATTTCCGGTTCCTGAACAGTTCAAGACAGCATGGGATGGATCTAAGTTGGTCACTGAACCTGCAGAGATTGTGGGTTGACTTCCTCACGCCATGGAGCACTTGCTGACCGCAGCCAGACTGCGGCCAGCACGCACAAAGCAGTCATGTAAAGAAGTAGAGGTAGCAGGAGTTCATGCTGCTGTCATAGGCCTTCAAGCATTAGCTCTGCATGCTAGGAACAGTAACACATCTGGCACCCTTTTGTTAGGCATCCCGGTCCTGGTCACGTCTCCACACAGTTTGCCTTCACGTACAATTTTAATTCTGAATGAGAATGCAATAGGTTAAACCCCTCCACCCTCCAGTCACATCATTGGTTTGAAATTTTGTGTACATTTAAGCCAACATACTGCATGATACACTTTTTTTAATCATCTTGCTTCAGTGCATTCCTTTTTGTATTTCTGCTAATCAAAAACAGCATTAAGACTTTAAGGTGTTTATTTTTGCCTATTAAGCAATTCCTGTATGATGCAGTAAAAATGTACCTGTAGAAAGTATGCAATTTCTTGCAGTTCTGTGGCAATCATAATGTGTTTCGTttcaaacaagcaaaaaagGACAACTGTCACCACAGCAatacatgaaaaaatgaaaatgaaaaaaaatctggtagtttaataaaaaatgtttttaatatgcATATTTAGAAGATCCCACAGTTTTCTGTGAAGATTTTACTGTGGTTCACAGActtgctgctgccttctcttttCTTGCAAATTAGTAATTTGTTCTAAGCTAGGGCCTCATAAATGCTAAAACCTTTCAGAAAATTACTTGAAGGTTTTTTGctccttggatttcttttttttctcttttttttgggtGACACTATctctcactttttaaaatttcacattttatgTTGCATCTTATACAGAAAACCAAGACAGACAGACACGTCTGATACCAGCTAGTTTCCCTCACTTATGAagttcctttaaaatatttgtattgtAACTCATCATGTTCATTAAAAGTATCATCcgggggttttttccccacatttgtAGAAGTTACTCAGTTTCAAATACGTTCACAAAGCAAAGCCATAGATTTATGCCATACTAATTCTGAGCCCAAATAAAGGACTGGTTTAGTCCTTTGACTCTGCTTTACAGTCCctacacctttttctttttaacaaagCTGGAGTATTGCATACATTTGTACTATTTCAGCACATAGTacaaataaaacttaaaaaattttaaaagtcaatTTATGTTTTTGATCACTTGTAATACTTTGTATCACTGAAATCACAGTGACATGCTTGCAGAGCTAGTTACAAGCTAAATTTTGTGCCTAACTTACCTTGAAAGTACATTAACTCTTAAAGGTTTTTAAGTATACCTTTGATTGTAAACCCTATACAATAGAACCAGTAGTGCTCATTCCTTACGGTTTTGCTATCTGATGTTTAACCTATGTGTATAATGTGTTTGCTTTAATATATATCATTTTTTCAACAGTAAACTTCTtatgaaataaacagaaaatgtacttgtttaaaaacaaagttgTTCAGAGCTTAAGCTATTGCACTGTTTGTCCTACAGGCTTTCTCTTCCTTAAACCCTGTTTCAAAAGCTGGAGTGAGAAAAAGTAGCTCCTCCTTCCATTTCAATAAAATATCACCACACTTGCTGCCATAATCCACCTCACAGTGAGTAGAGGATATTCTGTATGCTGGCAAATAAACCTGAAGTGTCATGCACATAACTTAGGTGACAGCCAGCAAATTGAGCTTTTCATGATTCTCACTTCTAGGTACACCTGGATGTTCCAGGGATTATGTCTAGGGAGATGATCATGATGTAGTGCAAGTTGGTATGGTTTGCCTtctattttttgcttttcctgcttttcctgttgtgtCTCTATATGGCTTCAATCACAGGTGGTCCATTCCCTATATCACTTGGATGTGCCTCATCTCTGAAAAATGGGCATCACATACTTGTCATGGTACAAGGATTGTTGAAGGGCTGAATCCTTAAATCATAATTGTAATGTGTTCCACAAAACAATCTCCTTCTGGAGCATTCTGGCCTGAGATACtgactttttctttcatatacAGCATCAAAGAGGGAGCAAGGCATTatgcagcagcaggatgccACTTACTGCTTTGGAGGTAAGACACAAACCAAGTATCAAATCCTGATGataaacagaaagcagcaagACAGCTCTTAATCACTACAGAGGCAAATTCTTATAGTTCCTCTGAGGGACTGAACTCCCCCATCAAATACAAAGTCCATGAAGGCTGATCTGATTCTTCTTTAAACATTTGAAGGCAAACTCCTTCATGGCTAGACCTTCACCTTAACATTCACGTTAAGCACATTGCTTTGACTGGTCATTTAGCAGAAATAGATCCTGTAAAATAACAGCACATGCCTGACAGTCTGAGCACACCTCAGACCTTGGTCAGAGGGCagaagtttaaaagaaaggaagaaggcCTTGCATGGACAGACCCAAGGCAATTGCTTCAACTGAAGAAAAGGATACGAAGTCAATGCATGACTGGACACCAGAAAAGTAGGAGAGAGACCTCTAAAATAGATTATATCCAGCACTCTTAGTCAACCacataacaacaacaacaaacctaTAACCACCTTTTGTCAGTTCAGTTTGGTCATCATAAAAAATACTTGTCATACATTTCCAGTAGGTTGGACTGTTCTTTCCCTGCAACCTGTCAGTAAATTCAAAATTACAAAGGAGTGCTAAATCAACAAAGTTCTGCTTCTACTTTACATGAACTTGTGTACAattaaaggttaaaaactcATTTGGTGGAAAATCAAGTTTATCTGAAGAGTAGAAATAGCCAACAAACTGCAGAAGAGTCATTTGATGAGTCATCTCAACCATGAGCAGTTGCAGCCACCAAGTTTTCAGCAGCAAGACTGATCTGTGTTTGATGGTTGACTCCAGCAAGGAATGAACTGCTAAATGCTGAGCATCCCTGAGGTCCCATTGATGGTTTTTTTACTGCATGCAGTCACACAAGATATACCCCTTGATTTCTGTGTTACACTGCACTAATATTGTGGTCATGCCCTAAAGTCAGTACCACTGCCAAAACAGCAAACAGTTAATTTGGTTCATATATTAATAGGTAAAAAATGTGTATGGTGGAATTAGCCAGTTTATTTCTATAAACCTGCATGGGTCAAATATTCACCAGTACAGATGGTCTCAATCAGACAGTAAAACACACATAAAAGGGAAGGTGAGTTGTTAAATTAAGTGTCTAAATGTAAAGAgctttttttcctatgaaaagCTTCAATGGATGTCACTTTCTTAAATAGAACAGGGTGCAAAGAGGAGGGAGCCAGGCTCTCTTCAGgagtgcccagtgacaggaccagagacaatgggcacacactgaaacaaacacaggagatTCCCTCTGTCCATCAGGAAACTCTTTTCAGGTGCAAGTGACCAGCATTAACACAGAGAGGCGATGGAGGCTCCCTCCTTGGAGAGTTCAGAAGTCCCATGGCCATGGCCGTGCACAGCCGGCTCTAGGGGGCCCTGCTTGGGCAGGGGCCAGGTGAACTCCAGAGGTCCCGGCCAACCTCAGCCCTTCCGCGTTCTGTGATTCGCGCTTAGTTGGTACTAAGAGCCCGCGGAAATGAGAAGCATCGAGGTAGTAACTCCAAGTACCCACCAGATGGCAGGAAACAGCCGAGGCCAGGCCTTCGCAAGCCTTTAATGACAACCTGCGGGACTGCAGTGTTTGCGAAGGGCGTGAATGCTGTTTGCCATTGAACTGGGGAACTCTGCTCTCGAAAAGTCACTGTAAAACACTTAATATTACTTTGATCTTGAAATTATCATCTTGGTAAAAGGTGAATGTTTGAGTGGGATGAacaaggaagaataaaaaataactaCTTATTACAAATTATTAAATAGATATTTTGGgttggttttccttctttttttttttaacactgctAAGCACATCTTCATTTAAAGAATACCTGATTGAACTTAAAAGTAATATTTAACAGAGCCATTGAAGATAAAGGAGTAAGTAATTTCAAATCTGTGTTTGAAAaccagaaatcttttccacgAGTTGGAGAATTAGGCACTTGCTAAGGCTTCCCTGTGCCATAGTTATTTTGCagacaaataatttttgttcttaCTCTTTCCTGAATCTCAACATATCTGGATCTGCAGGAGTTCCTTACTGCACTGTGTTCATCACCCTGTGCCTCACATGTCTTTCCTAGAGATCAGACATTTGGCCACTTGGAGTGCTTCAGGGGCTCAGTTCAGTGTGCACCCTTAGTGCACTCTCCTGATGTGCTGTTCAACTGGGCTCCTTCTAAATATGGAAGCTTCCAGACAAATGGAGCTAAGGTTCAGTCGATGACACAGTATGGTAGCAAGCACAGCAGTTAGCAAGAACATACAAAGCAGGTTCAGCTTCTCTTCTTGAGGTGATCTGGGCCCAGCTGCTGTGAAAATACTGCCCAGAAGTAGCTACTGCTCTCTGAAGAAAATCAGGCCCCTGACTTGTGATAAAATCCCCCTCTTATTAgataaaaatcataaataatGCTCTCCAAGGAATGTTCTGACTACCA is part of the Ammospiza nelsoni isolate bAmmNel1 chromosome 1, bAmmNel1.pri, whole genome shotgun sequence genome and encodes:
- the CAP2 gene encoding adenylyl cyclase-associated protein 2 isoform X3; amino-acid sequence: MVRAAFQAQRSFLLLASQCQEPQENEVAMLLKPISEKIQEIQNFRERNRGSKMFNHLSAVSESIPALGWIAVSPKPGPYVKEMNDAATFYTNRVLKDYKNSDTRHVDWVKSYLNIWSELQAYIKEHHTTGLTWSKTGPVASSMSMRSVLTGGSGLSPPPPPPPPPGPPPIFDTETAKDEGTASRSALFAQLNQGEAITKGLRHVSDDQKTHKNPNLRAQGPPVRSPTKSHTPSPTSPKNSPQQNHPPVLELEGKKWRVEYQEDKNDLVINNTELKQVAYIFKCNKSTLQIKGKINSITIDNCKKFGLVFDNVVGIVEVINSRDIQIQVMGKVPTISINKTEGCHIYLSEESLDCEIVSAKSSEMNILIPQDGDYKEFPVPEQFKTAWDGSKLVTEPAEIVG